TTGATTCACACTATTCTAAATAAGTTTAAATAACTATCTTATTAGAAGAGGATCAAAAATCCCTACTTGAAAATCGGCATTCCTTTTGTTGATTTTTTCTTCTACTCTCAAGAATGAAAACCCTTTCTACACACACATTACACCTACTGTTACTATACTTTTAACATAAGAATGTTCATAAAGGATAGAAAATGGATTTTATCGGACATGGTTGGGGTATGGGTTTTGGTATGTGGTTTTTACCGGTATTGCTGATCATCATTGTCATCTATTTTTTAAAAGATAACAGTAAAAATGAAGAAAAACACTCTTCTGCACAGGATATACTTGATAAACGCTATGCCGGTGGAGAGATAGATACAGAGGAGTATAAAGAAAAGAGTGATGTCCTCAAAAAAAGAAAATGACAAATATGACTGTGTGTAGTAAGTGACTGGAGATGTGTGATGGAGAACAAGATGAATTTATTTTCAGAATTAACCATAGGAAAGAGCACTTTAAAAAATAGGATCATCATGGCGCCTATGACACGATGTAGAGCGGTAGAGAAGAACTGTGCCAATGATCTTATGGCTACCTATTATGCCCAGAGAGCAAGTGCAGGGCTTATCATTACTGAGGCATCACAGATATCTCCTTTGGGGGTAGGGTACCGAAATACGCCTGGTATCCATACTGATGCACAGATAGAGGGATGGAAAAAAGTCACTGCAGCAGTACATGAAAATGGTGGGATCATCTATCTGCAATTATGGCATGTGGGCAGGGTCTCCCATTCCTCTTTCTTAAATGGCCAACTTCCTGTAGCGCCATCGGCTGTAAAAATTGATGGCAAACATTATACCCCTGAAGGCATGCAGCCATATGAGACACCAAGAGCACTAGAGGTTCATGAGATCAAAGAGATCGTAAAAACCTATGCGCAGGCAGCTACGAATGCCATGAAAGCGGGTTTTGATGGCATAGAGATACATGGAGCAAATGGCTACCTGATAGACCAGTTCATCAAGGATGGCACCAATAAGAGAACCGATGCGTATGGCGGAGGTATAGAAAACAGAAGCAGATTTCTCTTTGAAGTTGTTTCAGCTGTCTGTGAGGCTATAGGCAGTGAGAAAACAGCTCTTAGACTTTCACCCAGCGGTACATTCAACAGTATGACCGATACCGATCCCCATGGAGACTTCACCTATATTTGTAAAAAACTGAATGATCATGATCTGGCATATCTACATGTCATTGATGCACTGGATGAAGATATCAGACACGGTGCCAATGTAGTGGAGCTTCAAGCACTTCGAAATGCATACAAAGGGATATTGATCACCAATGGTGCATACGATAAATCAAGAGGTAACGAAGCCATAGAGAACAATCTTGCAGATGCTGTTGCATACGGTACATTATACATTGCAAATCCTGATCTGCCTAGACGTTTTGAAATTGATGCGCCTTTGGCTACAGCGGATCCCCATACATTCTATACACACGATGAGAAAGGGTATACAGACTATAAAAGTTTGGAACGTTAGATATGTTTTCTTCCCTATTAAAGCCTTAAGTCTGTACAGATACAATAATGAATAAACATATACAACTTTAAAGGGACACTTATGAAAACCATTGGCATCCTTATGTTCGTCATCTTGGCTATCCTTCTTATTTTTACCGGTCGTGAGGATACACAGGAAGTGGATACAACTACTACACAAACACCTCAGAAAACCTACCTTGATACCCCGACAAATACCTACAAAAGGCAAGTGGAAGCGCTGAGTATCTCCAACACCCTGCAAAACCCTGTCAATAGCTATATGGACAGTCGTGTCGATGCGATAGGCAATTCCAGAAAGTCGGTCAATGTGGCTAATAAAAGGATGAAAGAGCAAGATAAGGCCATGGAAGATTTCATAAAATAATATTTAACTTTTTTTTCATATGTATTGTACTCATACCAAACAAATTAAATGATATAATTACTAATGATAAAACTAATTTTATTACTATTATCTATTTCATATACATACAGTGCCTACGGATTGATGATACAAGGTACACAAAATGCAACGGCCAAAGATCACAACTTAGGGGGATTTGGACAATTGCGATATACCTATTATAAAGGTGATATTTATAGACTCGATGGGATCAATAAAACACCTTTTTCATTCAACAGACCTGATCTGAAAAAGCAAGAGACATGTATACTCTCTCGTTTAAGAGCTGGATTAAAAGGATGAGATTCAATCAAGCAGCTTTATCAAATATTGTTTTAACAATTATCGGGCTTGTTATGATTGTTTTTTTTAGCCATACTCTACTCAATATCCGTACAGATGCACTTGTCAACGAGAAATATACCAGTGTTGCCAACGATATACAGTTTAAAACCCAATCATACATTGATGCGAAAAAAGAGTCTATTTTATTTATTGCACTCTCTCTGGCACAGGATGATCGATACATCAATGCGCTTGCATCATCAGCTAAACCAAATTTTGATCTGGATACGTTTATAGAAAACCTACGTCTTAATACAGACTATCAAAATGTATGGATACAGGTCTCTGATGAAAAAGGAATAAGTTTATACAGGAGTTGGACCGACAAAAATGGTGATGATCTTAGTAAAGTGCGTAAAGACATTATCCAAATGATCCATGATCCAAAAGTCAGGTCAACTATAAGTACAGGCATTTATGATATGACTTTTAAAGCGATGGTTCCCATACTGAAAGATGGCAAATATATGGGCACTATCGAAGTCATCTCAAAATTTAACTCTATTTCCAGACAATTGTCCAATATAGGATATGAATCTGTATTACTTGTCGACAGAGCCTATACGGATCAGATCAAGAGACCTTTCACAAAAATGTTTTTGGATGATTACTATATTGCGAATTTAAATGCTTCGGAGTCAAATCGACACTATATTCAGAATTTTGGCATTGAAAAACTATTGCATGACAAAAACACCTATATCATTGATCAAAAGCATAATCAATTTATCACCAAATATGTACAAAAAGATATCAATGGCAAGGATATGGCATATTTTATTTTATTCTATCCATTAGATAAGATCGATCTAAGTCATATCAACTTTTTTCACAATGCGATATTACTTTTTATCTCTTTATTGATCATCGGTATATATCTGGTGTTGCAATTGCTTAGATCCAAACATAAAAAAGAAAAGACCGATCTGAAGAATCAACTCTTATCAAAAGAGATTGAAGAGAAAAATAATGAATTGGAAGAACAACATGACTTTTTACAGAAAGTGATTAATGGTATAGACCAATCTGTTATGGTTATAGATAAAGAATCTAATGTTCTCTTGGCAAATGATGCAGCTAAAAAATTCGATGATAAAAAAATGATAAAAGGGATATCACAACCTAAATGCTATGAATTATCACATTCTCAAGATCATAGTTATAACTGTGACCAACAACCATGGCCACTTATAGATACATTTGATAAACAAAAAAGTGTACAGAAGATTCATAAGTATATGACTCCTTCAGGAGAGGATGAGTACATTGAATTAACATCGACACCACTCTATAACAGAGATAATGAACTCTGTGCCGTTGTAGAATTAGGCCACAATATCACAGAGCACTTGAGAATACAAAAAGTACTTGAAGAACAAAAAGATGAGCTTGATTATCAAGCACATTATGATGCTTTGACCGGACTTCCAAATAGAGTACTCTTCTTGGATCGATTAAAGCATTCGATAGATATTGCAAAACGTGACAACAATAAAATTGCATTGATCTTTATCGATCTGGACCATTTTAAAGAGATCAATGACTCCATAGGCCATCATGCAGGAGATTACATTCTTAAAAAGTGTGCAAAAAGACTGAAATCTATGTTGAAAAACAGTGATACAGTATCAAGGTTCGGAGGTGATGAGTTTACCATTATCCTGGAAAAGATCGATAATGATAATGAGATCGTCGATATCGTACAACGCATGCTTCATAAACTCCAGGAACCTTACTTTTATGAACACAGAAAATTGTACAGTGGCGCGAGTATCGGGATAAGCATTTATCCGGAAAATGGATACAGCGATCAAGAGTTACTCAAGAACGCAGATGCGGCTATGTACGAAGCAAAAGAAAAAAGTAGAAATACCTACAGTTTCTATACACAAGCTATGACACAAAAAGCACATGAAAGAGTGGTTCTGGAGACTAAGCTAAGAGAAGCGCTTATATACAATGCATTTACACTGCATTATCAACCTATCATCAATATGCAAACAAATAAGGTGATAGGATATGAGGCACTGCTTCGCTGGATAGACTTAGATGGTACTATCATATATCCAGACGCCTTTATATCGATCGTGGAAGAGATAGGACTCATCATTGATATAGGAAAATCCATATTAAATAGTGTTTTTTTACAAGCTGTCACATGGAAAAAAATAAATATGCCGTTTGAACGGATATCCATTAATATCTCTGCAAAACAGTTAAAAGACCCTGACTTTATACCTTTTATTGAACAACTGCTGAAACATACTGAATGTGCATCTGAATGGATAGAATTTGAGATCATTGAAAGTTTTATCATTGGAGATATTGTTGAAGCGATAGATATACTGGAAAAGATCAGAAACATAGGTATCAACATCAGTTTGGACGATTTTGGTACAGGGTATTCATCATTATCCTATCTTAAAAAACTTCCGATCGACAAACTCAAAATAGACAAATCCTTCATCGATGACATACCCATTGATGAAAATGATATGATGATCACAAAGACCATTATCAATCTCGCAAAATATATGAATATCGATGTCCTGGCTGAAGGTGTTGAAACCATAGAACAAGAGAAGTTTTTGATA
The sequence above is drawn from the Sulfurovum sp. TSL1 genome and encodes:
- a CDS encoding SHOCT domain-containing protein; its protein translation is MDFIGHGWGMGFGMWFLPVLLIIIVIYFLKDNSKNEEKHSSAQDILDKRYAGGEIDTEEYKEKSDVLKKRK
- a CDS encoding alkene reductase, which encodes MNLFSELTIGKSTLKNRIIMAPMTRCRAVEKNCANDLMATYYAQRASAGLIITEASQISPLGVGYRNTPGIHTDAQIEGWKKVTAAVHENGGIIYLQLWHVGRVSHSSFLNGQLPVAPSAVKIDGKHYTPEGMQPYETPRALEVHEIKEIVKTYAQAATNAMKAGFDGIEIHGANGYLIDQFIKDGTNKRTDAYGGGIENRSRFLFEVVSAVCEAIGSEKTALRLSPSGTFNSMTDTDPHGDFTYICKKLNDHDLAYLHVIDALDEDIRHGANVVELQALRNAYKGILITNGAYDKSRGNEAIENNLADAVAYGTLYIANPDLPRRFEIDAPLATADPHTFYTHDEKGYTDYKSLER
- a CDS encoding EAL domain-containing protein yields the protein MIVFFSHTLLNIRTDALVNEKYTSVANDIQFKTQSYIDAKKESILFIALSLAQDDRYINALASSAKPNFDLDTFIENLRLNTDYQNVWIQVSDEKGISLYRSWTDKNGDDLSKVRKDIIQMIHDPKVRSTISTGIYDMTFKAMVPILKDGKYMGTIEVISKFNSISRQLSNIGYESVLLVDRAYTDQIKRPFTKMFLDDYYIANLNASESNRHYIQNFGIEKLLHDKNTYIIDQKHNQFITKYVQKDINGKDMAYFILFYPLDKIDLSHINFFHNAILLFISLLIIGIYLVLQLLRSKHKKEKTDLKNQLLSKEIEEKNNELEEQHDFLQKVINGIDQSVMVIDKESNVLLANDAAKKFDDKKMIKGISQPKCYELSHSQDHSYNCDQQPWPLIDTFDKQKSVQKIHKYMTPSGEDEYIELTSTPLYNRDNELCAVVELGHNITEHLRIQKVLEEQKDELDYQAHYDALTGLPNRVLFLDRLKHSIDIAKRDNNKIALIFIDLDHFKEINDSIGHHAGDYILKKCAKRLKSMLKNSDTVSRFGGDEFTIILEKIDNDNEIVDIVQRMLHKLQEPYFYEHRKLYSGASIGISIYPENGYSDQELLKNADAAMYEAKEKSRNTYSFYTQAMTQKAHERVVLETKLREALIYNAFTLHYQPIINMQTNKVIGYEALLRWIDLDGTIIYPDAFISIVEEIGLIIDIGKSILNSVFLQAVTWKKINMPFERISINISAKQLKDPDFIPFIEQLLKHTECASEWIEFEIIESFIIGDIVEAIDILEKIRNIGINISLDDFGTGYSSLSYLKKLPIDKLKIDKSFIDDIPIDENDMMITKTIINLAKYMNIDVLAEGVETIEQEKFLIETGCNLAQGYLYDKPLSVKEINKKWNAALDEL